The following coding sequences lie in one Mycobacterium sp. Z3061 genomic window:
- a CDS encoding class I SAM-dependent methyltransferase → MTDQSLWMQKVAADPGHSHWYVERFRSMARAGDDLVGEARLVDALAPRGARILDAGCGPGRIGGYLASHGHDVVGVDVDPVLIEAAQQDHPGPRWLVADLAELDLPARGITEKFDVIVSAGNVMTFLAPSTRVRVLARLRAHLAGGGRAVIGFGAGRNYEFGDFLDDAQEAGFTPDLLLSTWDLRPFGEDSDFLVSILR, encoded by the coding sequence ATGACGGATCAGAGTCTCTGGATGCAGAAGGTCGCGGCAGACCCCGGGCACTCGCACTGGTACGTCGAACGCTTCCGCTCAATGGCGCGCGCCGGCGATGACCTGGTCGGTGAGGCTCGCCTCGTCGATGCTCTGGCACCGCGCGGCGCGCGCATCCTCGACGCCGGGTGCGGCCCGGGACGCATTGGCGGGTATTTGGCTTCGCACGGCCACGACGTCGTCGGTGTCGACGTCGACCCGGTGCTCATCGAGGCTGCCCAGCAGGACCATCCCGGGCCGCGCTGGCTGGTGGCCGACCTGGCCGAACTCGACCTGCCCGCACGCGGGATCACCGAAAAGTTCGACGTGATCGTCTCCGCGGGCAATGTCATGACCTTTCTCGCACCGAGTACCCGGGTCCGCGTACTGGCCCGCTTACGTGCGCATCTGGCAGGCGGCGGGCGAGCGGTGATCGGCTTCGGTGCCGGTCGCAACTATGAGTTCGGCGACTTCCTCGACGACGCGCAGGAAGCTGGGTTCACGCCGGACCTGTTGCTGTCCACCTGGGACCTGCGACCGTTCGGCGAGGATTCGGACTTCCTCGTCTCGATCCTTCGGTGA
- a CDS encoding cellulose-binding domain-containing protein, whose product MAGLGNRVKRWRAALHVTVSALMVAVAALAVAPTAHAAAAVATLRVTSTWQTGFIASFTITNMSMAPLSDWRLDFDMPAGQSVIHTWNSSAAQSGTHWVITPANWNRVIAPGGTATGGMRGVLSGTYTAPSNCVLNGQLPCS is encoded by the coding sequence ATGGCCGGATTGGGCAATCGCGTGAAGCGTTGGCGCGCAGCGCTGCACGTGACCGTGTCAGCGCTGATGGTTGCCGTCGCGGCACTCGCGGTCGCCCCGACAGCTCATGCGGCCGCGGCCGTGGCCACGCTGAGGGTGACATCGACCTGGCAGACCGGTTTCATCGCCAGCTTCACCATCACGAACATGAGCATGGCGCCGCTTTCTGACTGGAGGCTGGATTTCGACATGCCGGCGGGGCAGTCCGTCATCCACACGTGGAACAGTTCCGCTGCGCAGTCCGGCACGCACTGGGTTATCACCCCCGCAAACTGGAATCGCGTAATCGCGCCCGGTGGCACGGCCACCGGCGGTATGCGAGGCGTATTGAGCGGTACCTATACGGCGCCGTCGAACTGCGTGCTCAACGGCCAATTGCCCTGCAGCTAG
- a CDS encoding glucose-6-phosphate dehydrogenase, giving the protein MSEPLYDFFGEIFRRYFIPAIDTYPRKGRALVGKLLSLTDDVPDRLAQSRCAAVAWGRAETPNARIASELFVTTQHGLMYAARLTESRRALYYLATPHGLFDSFVDQVDTAELPSETTVLVDNRMERDLASAHPMDAALRRILDEHLALRVDLPV; this is encoded by the coding sequence ATGAGCGAGCCACTGTACGACTTTTTCGGCGAAATCTTCCGCCGGTATTTCATCCCCGCCATCGACACCTATCCGCGGAAGGGACGCGCCCTCGTCGGGAAGTTACTGTCGCTGACTGACGATGTGCCGGACCGACTGGCGCAGAGCCGCTGCGCCGCAGTTGCGTGGGGGAGGGCCGAGACCCCTAACGCCAGAATCGCCTCAGAACTGTTCGTCACCACCCAGCACGGACTGATGTACGCTGCCCGGCTGACCGAGTCCCGGCGGGCGCTGTATTACCTGGCAACACCGCACGGGCTGTTCGATTCGTTCGTCGACCAGGTCGACACTGCCGAATTGCCATCAGAAACAACGGTTTTGGTGGACAACCGGATGGAGCGCGACCTCGCGTCGGCTCATCCGATGGACGCGGCACTGCGCCGGATCCTCGACGAGCACCTGGCCCTGCGGGTGGATCTGCCGGTCTAG
- a CDS encoding NlpC/P60 family protein codes for MSAAVGCLPAGLARGGEWSYPFSCTWTSLTADFAARDGLPQSREPAAEWYRTDAEGHYLNHGWGPAADALPTPAIPEGAQCGSTTWKQERILAVAMRYIYTPGNPLGLQYRHHHIPGWDPSASTYAGAAADNPDTDDPHGPTAWDAGKGLDCSNFTAWVYNYGLGIKFGGDVHRQADGTAGPMGRRIPKEGPFLPGDLLYLHPTGDAGHASHTVIYIDDQHILDSRVNAQSRIGVQVRDRAGWYREAVLGAWRPIG; via the coding sequence ATGTCAGCCGCCGTCGGCTGTCTGCCCGCAGGCCTGGCCAGAGGCGGCGAGTGGTCTTATCCGTTCTCCTGTACGTGGACCTCACTGACGGCAGATTTCGCCGCCCGAGACGGACTTCCCCAGTCTCGCGAGCCCGCTGCCGAGTGGTATCGGACCGACGCCGAGGGCCACTACCTGAATCACGGGTGGGGACCAGCAGCCGACGCCTTGCCCACACCGGCTATCCCCGAAGGCGCGCAGTGCGGTTCCACAACGTGGAAGCAGGAACGGATTCTCGCCGTTGCCATGCGCTACATCTACACACCCGGCAACCCACTGGGGCTGCAGTACCGTCACCATCACATCCCCGGTTGGGACCCGTCGGCTTCGACGTATGCCGGTGCGGCCGCGGACAATCCCGACACCGATGACCCGCACGGACCAACGGCGTGGGATGCCGGAAAAGGCTTGGATTGCTCGAATTTCACCGCGTGGGTCTACAACTACGGCCTCGGTATCAAGTTCGGCGGTGACGTTCACCGGCAGGCGGACGGGACGGCTGGCCCGATGGGTCGCCGCATCCCCAAAGAGGGCCCGTTTCTGCCCGGGGATTTGCTATATCTGCACCCAACCGGAGATGCCGGCCATGCCTCGCACACGGTGATCTACATCGATGATCAACACATCCTTGACAGCCGTGTCAATGCGCAGAGCCGGATCGGGGTCCAGGTCCGGGATCGGGCGGGCTGGTACCGGGAAGCTGTTCTCGGTGCCTGGCGGCCGATTGGCTGA
- a CDS encoding Ig-like domain-containing protein, whose amino-acid sequence MLPGRRRRQLLSVLVVLGVFGAAAPACSARHSLGDAPKGPAQVTITPGPDARDVQPTTPVQVKADTGTLVAVRMVNDAGKPVDGVMTPDNTVWKPTGPLGYAHTYTLNVTSRGTNNVEKSQVSSFSTLRPSNQTKVSFTMTSEATLREGGTYGVGTVLVAHFDEQIADRAAAERQLAVTTNPPVPGSWFWVNSQNAHWRPEHYYAPGTTVTADAKIYGIALGGGIFGQEDSRVSFRIGDAHVAIADDATKLVSVFDNGKLVRTMPTSMGMGGTETVGGRTLSFWTPPGAYTVLDKGNPVVMDSSTFGLPKNSRLGYRETINYATRISIDGIYLHQLDSTIWAQGKTDTSHGCLNLNGDNAKWFYDFSVPGDVVEVHNTGGPPLKIEQNGDWTLSWDEWRKGSALPRSS is encoded by the coding sequence ATGCTTCCTGGCCGGCGGCGGCGCCAGTTGCTATCCGTGCTCGTCGTGCTTGGAGTGTTCGGCGCCGCGGCGCCGGCGTGCTCTGCGCGCCATTCACTGGGCGACGCGCCCAAGGGGCCGGCGCAGGTAACGATCACGCCGGGTCCGGATGCGCGCGATGTCCAGCCGACGACGCCGGTGCAGGTCAAAGCCGACACGGGAACGTTGGTCGCGGTACGCATGGTCAACGATGCGGGCAAGCCGGTCGACGGCGTCATGACGCCAGATAACACGGTATGGAAACCGACGGGCCCGCTCGGCTACGCCCATACCTACACCCTCAATGTCACCAGCCGCGGGACCAACAACGTTGAGAAATCCCAAGTTTCGTCCTTCTCCACGTTGCGGCCGTCCAACCAGACCAAGGTCTCGTTCACGATGACCTCAGAGGCTACGTTGCGGGAAGGCGGCACCTACGGGGTCGGAACAGTCCTCGTCGCGCACTTCGATGAGCAGATCGCTGATCGGGCCGCCGCCGAACGTCAGCTGGCGGTGACCACCAATCCCCCCGTTCCGGGATCCTGGTTCTGGGTCAACTCCCAAAACGCCCACTGGCGGCCCGAACATTACTACGCGCCCGGCACCACGGTGACGGCCGACGCCAAGATTTACGGTATTGCGCTGGGTGGTGGCATATTTGGGCAGGAGGACAGCCGGGTTTCATTTCGCATCGGCGATGCGCACGTCGCTATTGCCGACGACGCGACCAAACTGGTGAGCGTATTCGACAACGGGAAACTGGTTCGGACCATGCCCACCTCCATGGGGATGGGTGGCACCGAGACCGTGGGCGGGCGGACTTTGTCGTTCTGGACTCCCCCCGGTGCCTACACCGTGCTCGACAAAGGAAACCCGGTGGTGATGGATTCCTCGACGTTCGGTCTGCCGAAGAATTCCCGGCTCGGATACCGCGAGACGATCAATTACGCCACCAGGATCAGTATTGACGGCATCTATCTTCATCAGCTCGATTCGACGATCTGGGCTCAAGGCAAGACCGACACGTCGCACGGCTGCTTGAACCTCAACGGCGACAACGCCAAATGGTTTTACGACTTCTCCGTGCCCGGCGATGTCGTGGAAGTGCACAACACCGGTGGGCCGCCGCTGAAGATCGAGCAGAACGGCGACTGGACGCTCAGCTGGGACGAGTGGCGCAAAGGTAGCGCGCTGCCGCGATCCTCGTAG
- the murQ gene encoding N-acetylmuramic acid 6-phosphate etherase, whose product MRAASVRHPLDTLSTEAAQPGLDDLDTRPIGEVVALLIHSEGEAHSAVEAAVPQISAAAEMIAARLGQGGRLFYTGAGTPGRLGVLDAAECGPTFGTDLVRGVIAGGPRALTDAIEGAEDTFDPADLAALTAADALVGITASGRTPYVLGALGYARSLGALTVAVVNNPGAQASADLMIEVLTGPEVLAGSTRLTAGTAQKVVLNALSTSVMIALGKAYGPRMVDVRVTNEKVRRRAVRMVRDAAGVDEDVAAVALEAAGGHAKTAIVALLAGVGAAEASIRLNRAGGRLRDALRN is encoded by the coding sequence CTGCGGGCAGCCAGCGTCCGGCACCCGCTCGACACGCTCAGCACCGAGGCTGCACAGCCTGGCCTGGACGACCTCGACACTCGGCCGATTGGCGAGGTCGTCGCGCTGCTCATCCACTCCGAAGGCGAGGCCCACAGTGCGGTCGAAGCCGCAGTCCCGCAGATCTCGGCGGCCGCCGAGATGATCGCCGCACGGCTGGGGCAGGGCGGCCGGCTGTTCTACACCGGCGCGGGGACACCCGGGCGGCTCGGTGTGCTGGACGCGGCAGAATGCGGACCGACGTTCGGCACCGACCTCGTGCGTGGCGTAATTGCCGGCGGGCCAAGGGCTTTGACGGACGCGATCGAGGGCGCCGAGGACACCTTCGATCCGGCCGATCTCGCCGCGCTGACAGCCGCCGACGCCCTCGTCGGGATCACTGCCTCCGGCCGCACCCCGTACGTGCTGGGCGCGCTCGGGTACGCGCGATCGCTTGGTGCGCTGACCGTCGCGGTCGTCAACAATCCGGGCGCCCAAGCGTCTGCCGACCTGATGATCGAAGTGCTCACCGGCCCGGAGGTGCTGGCGGGCTCCACGCGGCTGACCGCTGGAACTGCACAGAAGGTGGTGCTCAACGCCCTGTCGACGAGTGTGATGATCGCTCTTGGCAAGGCCTACGGACCGCGGATGGTCGATGTGCGGGTGACCAACGAGAAAGTGCGCCGCCGTGCGGTGCGGATGGTCCGCGACGCGGCCGGGGTCGACGAGGATGTCGCAGCGGTCGCCTTGGAGGCCGCCGGAGGTCACGCCAAGACCGCGATCGTCGCGCTATTGGCCGGCGTCGGCGCGGCCGAGGCGTCCATCCGGCTGAACCGGGCGGGTGGCCGTCTGCGCGATGCGCTCCGGAATTGA
- a CDS encoding DUF2804 family protein — protein MDNETLPTDPSGLVRTLEPPPDQLVLDGRYRFGTYNGRIARINPLDVVTATGALGRLQRVARSARLKEWEAFQLGDDSVFVLGAVYDTKSISLLQVLVVDKQAATIRRWEQKVPTSMVHVARGLDHTRSHGHVGRFSLQVSNEMDSGLVAVDASHPGREALPPLELHGAGRCGPGEAGHLVICHPFADDRALYSHKTMMPFAGTLRVGAEQTVLDPNRSFMILDDHHGDYPSPMRYDWVTAVRRSDEGRIEGFNLTDNQVRDPQRNNENAVWLGDRVHRLPAVHVKRPDGPWGTWIVRDADGSGQIEVRFTPTVRSELHAGPRRSLAEYYGPFGWYEGRIHTDDVDLSVDGMFGMGEQKFIRV, from the coding sequence GTGGACAACGAGACCCTGCCGACCGACCCGTCCGGCCTGGTGCGCACGCTCGAGCCGCCGCCCGACCAGTTGGTGCTCGACGGTCGCTACCGGTTCGGCACCTACAACGGCCGGATCGCACGGATCAACCCGCTGGACGTCGTCACCGCCACCGGAGCTCTCGGTCGCCTACAGCGCGTCGCGCGCAGCGCCCGACTCAAGGAGTGGGAGGCATTCCAGCTCGGTGACGACTCGGTGTTCGTGCTTGGCGCCGTGTACGACACGAAGTCGATCTCGCTGCTGCAAGTGCTGGTCGTCGACAAGCAGGCGGCCACGATCCGTCGGTGGGAGCAGAAGGTGCCGACCTCGATGGTGCACGTCGCTCGCGGCCTGGACCACACCCGGTCCCACGGTCACGTCGGACGCTTCTCGCTGCAGGTGTCCAACGAGATGGACTCGGGCCTGGTCGCGGTGGACGCCAGCCACCCTGGGCGCGAAGCGCTGCCGCCGCTGGAGTTGCACGGCGCCGGGCGCTGTGGCCCGGGAGAGGCGGGCCACTTGGTGATCTGTCACCCCTTCGCCGACGATCGTGCGCTGTACTCGCACAAAACGATGATGCCGTTCGCCGGCACGCTCCGCGTCGGCGCCGAACAGACAGTTCTTGACCCCAACCGTTCCTTCATGATCCTCGACGACCATCACGGGGACTACCCCTCGCCTATGCGTTATGACTGGGTGACCGCAGTGCGCCGCAGCGATGAGGGCCGGATCGAGGGTTTCAACCTGACCGACAACCAGGTGCGCGACCCCCAGCGCAATAACGAGAACGCGGTCTGGCTCGGCGACCGGGTCCACCGCCTGCCCGCCGTCCACGTGAAACGGCCCGACGGGCCTTGGGGTACCTGGATCGTGCGGGATGCCGACGGGTCGGGGCAGATCGAGGTGCGGTTCACGCCGACCGTCCGCTCCGAGCTGCACGCCGGCCCGCGCCGCTCGCTCGCCGAGTATTACGGCCCTTTCGGCTGGTACGAGGGACGCATCCACACCGACGACGTCGACCTTTCGGTCGATGGCATGTTCGGCATGGGCGAACAGAAGTTCATCCGCGTTTGA
- a CDS encoding TA system antitoxin ParD family protein, with protein sequence MVNTADRVTRFAADLMDSAAAEGARQSRSAKQQLDHWARVGRAVSAQQTAARRKVESALAGDTPLRDLTPEEGVVFNAEIAAAIEENLASTDYGKTLGARGITTVALSDDGELLQYRPDGTSTVLHAQ encoded by the coding sequence ATGGTTAACACCGCAGACCGGGTCACGCGCTTTGCCGCCGATTTGATGGACAGCGCCGCAGCAGAGGGCGCGCGTCAAAGCCGTTCGGCCAAGCAGCAGCTCGATCACTGGGCCCGCGTCGGCCGAGCCGTGTCCGCTCAGCAGACGGCGGCCCGCCGCAAGGTGGAGTCCGCGCTGGCCGGTGATACGCCACTGCGCGACCTGACCCCCGAAGAAGGCGTGGTGTTCAACGCCGAGATCGCGGCCGCCATCGAGGAGAATCTGGCAAGCACCGATTACGGCAAAACGCTTGGGGCGCGCGGGATCACCACCGTGGCGCTCAGTGATGACGGGGAGCTGCTGCAGTACCGTCCCGATGGCACCTCGACGGTGCTGCACGCTCAGTGA
- a CDS encoding PE family protein: MRLDSLAVCALSASPEVNAGSDRSDMSNVSVVPEIMTAAAADLEKIASVLDEAHRSAASATLALSPAAADEVSVGIAQLFAQHAQDYQVVTREAAAFHEEFVTKLTASSSAYASAEELIASLLRESGPRAADSTSAWQNLNYFVTYFPVLVLLLAVIPPLWVFFPFLPFFFFWQIVTFLFEGITGLPLS; this comes from the coding sequence GTGAGGCTCGATTCGCTGGCGGTTTGCGCGCTGTCGGCCTCGCCCGAAGTGAACGCTGGAAGTGATAGGTCAGATATGTCGAACGTGAGCGTGGTGCCTGAGATCATGACCGCGGCAGCAGCGGATTTGGAAAAGATCGCGTCCGTACTCGATGAGGCCCACCGATCGGCGGCCAGTGCGACTCTTGCGCTGAGCCCCGCTGCGGCCGACGAGGTGTCGGTGGGCATCGCGCAGCTCTTCGCGCAACACGCGCAGGACTATCAGGTGGTGACCCGGGAGGCTGCGGCATTTCACGAGGAATTCGTCACTAAGCTGACGGCAAGCTCCTCGGCGTATGCCAGCGCCGAGGAATTGATCGCTTCGTTGTTGCGGGAGTCCGGTCCGAGAGCGGCTGACTCAACAAGCGCCTGGCAGAACTTGAATTACTTTGTCACTTACTTTCCCGTCTTGGTACTTCTTCTGGCCGTCATCCCTCCTCTTTGGGTGTTCTTTCCCTTCCTCCCCTTCTTTTTCTTTTGGCAAATAGTGACCTTCCTCTTCGAAGGTATTACCGGGCTGCCCCTTTCCTAG
- a CDS encoding DUF2470 domain-containing protein, translating into MTVRGQGDSGRAPSAAEAARTIAAATNAATLATLTAGGDPWASLVAYGLLGGTPVLCVSDLAEHGRNLAADPRASMSIVAPTSDNDPLAGARVTLAGMVTRPAAPELDAARRAYLDAVPGADSYMDFTDFTLWLFKVQRARWVGGYGRMESVTGEQYDAASPDPVTLGSARAIAHLNADHADALVHMAQAFGGYPDTESAECVSIDRYGLHLRVHTARGEARARVEFPSPLDSPGQLRSATADLARAAQVS; encoded by the coding sequence GTGACGGTTCGAGGGCAGGGTGACTCCGGACGTGCTCCGTCCGCGGCGGAAGCAGCACGCACTATCGCCGCCGCCACGAACGCCGCGACGCTGGCTACCTTGACCGCCGGCGGCGACCCTTGGGCGTCCCTGGTGGCCTATGGACTACTCGGGGGGACGCCGGTTCTCTGCGTGTCGGACCTCGCCGAACACGGCCGCAATCTCGCCGCCGACCCCAGGGCAAGCATGTCGATCGTGGCGCCGACCAGCGACAACGACCCGTTGGCCGGCGCCCGCGTCACCTTGGCCGGCATGGTCACGCGTCCCGCGGCACCAGAATTGGACGCGGCTCGCCGGGCATACCTGGATGCGGTGCCGGGCGCCGACTCCTATATGGACTTCACCGATTTCACGCTGTGGCTCTTCAAAGTCCAGCGTGCGCGTTGGGTGGGTGGATACGGCCGTATGGAGTCGGTCACCGGTGAGCAATATGACGCTGCCTCGCCAGATCCGGTAACGCTCGGATCGGCGCGTGCCATCGCGCATCTCAATGCCGACCATGCCGACGCCCTGGTCCACATGGCCCAGGCTTTCGGCGGCTATCCGGACACCGAATCCGCGGAGTGCGTCAGCATCGACCGCTACGGCCTGCACCTGCGGGTGCACACGGCTCGCGGCGAGGCGCGCGCTCGGGTGGAATTTCCCTCGCCACTGGACTCCCCTGGTCAATTGCGTTCGGCGACAGCAGACTTGGCGCGGGCCGCGCAAGTCAGTTGA
- a CDS encoding FKBP-type peptidyl-prolyl cis-trans isomerase, with product MNLSRVSPTLALAACAASLLTVTACGSPTNTSSSSSSTASISDLYTRPSAPATAANVGACPTVAPQNGGTPEWTLAGTTGSVAVTGSTDATAPRVTVTAPFSVAQTQVHTLRAGDGPVVSNTARVSVCYMGVNGRDGSVFDTTYERGAPVDFPLTGVVPGFQKAIAGQKVGSTVAVAMTSADGYPDGQPSAGIRPGDTLIFAIKILSASS from the coding sequence GTGAATCTTTCTCGGGTGTCTCCGACCCTCGCGCTCGCCGCCTGCGCCGCTTCACTTCTGACGGTCACCGCGTGCGGCTCCCCCACGAACACGTCGTCTTCGTCGTCGAGTACGGCATCGATCTCCGACTTGTACACGCGCCCCTCCGCGCCGGCGACAGCGGCGAACGTCGGCGCCTGCCCAACGGTCGCGCCGCAGAATGGCGGCACACCCGAGTGGACGTTGGCCGGCACCACCGGCAGCGTCGCGGTGACCGGTTCTACGGATGCGACCGCACCGCGGGTGACCGTCACGGCGCCGTTCAGTGTCGCTCAAACGCAGGTGCACACCCTGCGCGCCGGAGATGGTCCGGTGGTCTCCAATACGGCTCGGGTTTCCGTCTGCTACATGGGCGTCAACGGGCGGGACGGGTCGGTGTTCGACACGACGTACGAACGCGGCGCCCCGGTTGACTTCCCGCTCACCGGGGTCGTGCCCGGGTTCCAGAAGGCCATCGCGGGCCAGAAGGTCGGCTCCACGGTCGCCGTCGCCATGACGTCGGCGGACGGCTATCCGGACGGTCAGCCCAGTGCCGGCATCCGGCCCGGCGACACGCTCATCTTCGCCATCAAGATCCTCAGCGCCTCGAGCTAG
- a CDS encoding zeta toxin family protein, producing the protein MNRLDLVVGCNGAGKSTFVELTLAPLLPGSVVVNADEIAKQRWPDDAAGHAYEAARIAARTRALLIKQGVSFIAETVFSHPSKLELIDTAHAGGYTVVVHAVLIPEELAVLRVHHRVAAGGHPVPEVKIRQRYQRLWTLVAQAAAHAHSATFYDNSGIRGPRIVAQLAGGFIVGAPTWPGWVPPDLVARWPVAGTR; encoded by the coding sequence GTGAATCGACTTGACCTGGTCGTCGGGTGCAACGGTGCCGGCAAGTCCACCTTCGTCGAGCTGACGCTGGCGCCCCTGCTCCCGGGCAGCGTCGTCGTCAACGCAGATGAGATCGCGAAGCAGCGCTGGCCCGATGATGCGGCCGGTCATGCCTATGAGGCCGCACGGATCGCGGCACGAACGCGGGCGCTGTTGATCAAACAAGGCGTCTCGTTCATTGCCGAGACCGTCTTCTCGCACCCATCCAAGCTCGAACTCATCGACACCGCACATGCCGGCGGCTACACGGTAGTTGTTCACGCGGTGCTGATCCCCGAGGAACTTGCCGTACTTCGGGTACACCACCGCGTCGCAGCGGGCGGACACCCGGTCCCCGAAGTCAAAATTCGTCAGCGCTATCAGCGACTTTGGACGTTGGTCGCCCAGGCGGCGGCCCACGCGCACTCGGCGACGTTTTACGACAACAGCGGTATCCGGGGGCCGCGCATCGTGGCACAACTGGCGGGCGGGTTCATCGTCGGCGCCCCAACCTGGCCCGGGTGGGTACCGCCGGATCTGGTGGCCCGTTGGCCGGTGGCCGGCACACGATGA
- a CDS encoding bestrophin family ion channel produces the protein MMIQYDSHKWLDHFFDIRGSLVREIIGRVSLCVAWSAAVVAFHNYVAPVGMPIQLHTLMGLALGLLLVFRTSSSYDRFWEGRKLWGGIVNETRNLVRSASVYITADPALVARLTRWTAAFPWAAMHRLRGTEGLGPQVNELPPAEAQAAMDAQHPALAVAANMSGCLREARERGLISDIMLTSMDQNVQLLVDYLGGCERIHKTPMPFAYAVHLRRALVLYCFTLPFAMVDTFGWTTIVDVLIIAYTFFGIEEIGVEIESPFGDDANDLPLEDICETIHKNVYAQAGI, from the coding sequence ATGATGATCCAATACGATTCGCACAAATGGCTGGACCACTTTTTTGACATCCGCGGTTCGCTGGTCCGGGAGATCATCGGTCGAGTCTCCCTCTGCGTCGCCTGGTCGGCGGCGGTCGTCGCCTTTCACAACTATGTCGCACCGGTCGGCATGCCAATCCAGCTGCACACACTGATGGGCCTCGCCCTTGGTCTCCTTCTCGTTTTCCGCACCAGCTCCAGCTATGACCGATTCTGGGAGGGGCGCAAACTATGGGGCGGCATCGTGAATGAAACACGGAACCTCGTCCGCAGCGCCAGCGTGTACATCACGGCGGATCCAGCGCTGGTCGCTCGACTCACCCGATGGACAGCCGCCTTTCCCTGGGCGGCCATGCACAGGCTGCGCGGTACCGAAGGCCTTGGGCCACAGGTCAACGAGCTTCCGCCCGCCGAGGCGCAGGCGGCGATGGATGCACAGCATCCCGCTCTCGCTGTCGCCGCCAACATGTCCGGTTGCCTGCGGGAGGCGCGCGAGCGCGGCCTGATCTCTGACATCATGCTCACGTCGATGGACCAGAACGTTCAGCTCCTAGTCGACTACCTCGGCGGCTGCGAACGAATTCACAAAACGCCGATGCCCTTCGCTTACGCCGTTCACCTGCGCCGAGCGCTTGTGCTCTATTGCTTTACCCTCCCTTTCGCCATGGTCGATACCTTCGGCTGGACGACCATTGTCGACGTCCTGATCATCGCTTACACATTCTTCGGCATCGAAGAAATCGGCGTCGAGATCGAAAGCCCCTTCGGGGACGACGCGAACGATCTCCCGCTCGAGGACATCTGCGAGACGATCCACAAGAACGTTTACGCCCAGGCGGGCATCTGA
- a CDS encoding PE domain-containing protein, giving the protein MVNPSLNVSPEVVAAAAQDVAGVGAALDRVYAAVAPATTSVLAAAQDEVSAAIAEFFSGHGQAFAALGAKAASFQNLFAQALTNASQQYTAAETAIVGHLQAATAALHLPPIFGPRPVPSSVPVDPSLFAGTYYEQGSVKQFFSLGLVNTKATYSLNPDGTIRVQNSGNYFLNGGPLSAITGSAVPLNATNTALDVSFLPFKLPFSLSAPTGNYIIVARAPDYSWVLVSDPTGFSGYVLTRSQFIPAPQYQQLVGELVSHGVWGPITPTNQYAS; this is encoded by the coding sequence GTGGTGAACCCGTCACTAAATGTCTCGCCCGAGGTGGTGGCGGCTGCAGCCCAGGATGTGGCGGGCGTCGGCGCGGCACTCGACCGGGTGTACGCGGCGGTGGCGCCGGCGACCACATCGGTGCTGGCCGCGGCGCAGGACGAAGTGTCCGCGGCGATCGCCGAGTTCTTCTCCGGGCACGGGCAGGCCTTCGCGGCGCTCGGCGCGAAGGCTGCGTCGTTTCAGAACCTGTTCGCGCAGGCGCTGACTAACGCCAGCCAGCAGTACACGGCCGCCGAGACCGCGATCGTCGGCCACCTGCAGGCGGCCACCGCCGCGCTGCACCTACCACCGATCTTCGGCCCGCGGCCGGTGCCCTCCTCGGTACCGGTCGACCCCTCGTTGTTCGCCGGCACCTACTACGAGCAGGGCAGTGTCAAGCAGTTCTTCTCGCTCGGCCTCGTCAACACGAAGGCGACGTACAGCCTCAACCCAGACGGCACGATCCGTGTCCAGAACTCGGGCAACTACTTCCTCAACGGCGGCCCGCTGTCGGCGATTACCGGGTCCGCGGTGCCGCTCAACGCGACCAACACGGCGCTGGACGTCAGCTTCCTGCCGTTCAAACTGCCGTTCAGTCTCAGCGCGCCGACGGGCAACTACATCATCGTCGCGCGCGCCCCCGACTACAGCTGGGTCCTGGTCAGCGATCCCACGGGGTTCAGCGGCTACGTGCTGACGCGCAGCCAGTTCATTCCGGCCCCGCAGTATCAGCAACTGGTAGGGGAGTTGGTCTCCCACGGCGTTTGGGGGCCGATCACCCCGACGAACCAGTACGCCTCCTGA